A part of Candidatus Electrothrix aestuarii genomic DNA contains:
- the rpsD gene encoding 30S ribosomal protein S4: MARYTGASCRTCRRENLKLFLKGERCYSDKCSFERRAYAPGQHGQNRFRKVSDYALQLREKQKVKHIYGMLEKQFRRYFYLADRAKGVTGLNLLSMLERRIDNVVYRLGFAGSRDQARQFVRHNHFQVNGKKVTIPSYQVKPGDVITLKEKSRKNAFIAENLEAVARHGVPSWLELDKGNFQGTVQAMPNREEITMPINEQLIVELYSK, from the coding sequence GTGGCCAGATATACAGGAGCTTCCTGCCGGACTTGCAGACGGGAAAATCTTAAATTATTTTTGAAAGGCGAGAGATGCTATTCTGATAAGTGCTCTTTTGAGCGTCGCGCCTATGCGCCCGGCCAGCACGGGCAGAATCGTTTCCGTAAAGTCTCTGACTACGCATTGCAGTTGCGTGAGAAGCAGAAAGTTAAGCACATCTACGGGATGCTTGAAAAGCAGTTTCGTCGTTATTTTTATCTGGCCGACCGTGCAAAAGGTGTTACTGGTCTGAACCTTCTCTCTATGTTGGAGCGCCGTATCGATAACGTTGTTTATCGCTTGGGTTTTGCTGGCTCCAGAGATCAGGCGCGCCAATTTGTTCGTCATAATCATTTTCAGGTTAACGGTAAAAAAGTTACCATTCCTTCCTATCAGGTTAAACCCGGTGATGTGATTACCCTGAAGGAAAAAAGCCGTAAGAACGCTTTTATCGCAGAAAACCTTGAGGCTGTCGCTCGTCATGGAGTCCCCAGCTGGTTAGAGTTAGATAAAGGTAATTTTCAGGGAACAGTTCAGGCTATGCCTAATCGGGAAGAGATCACCATGCCGATTAACGAACAGCTTATAGTCGAGCTGTACTCCAAGTAA
- the rpsK gene encoding 30S ribosomal protein S11, with the protein MAKGKKGAVRTKRREKKNVPEGIIFIYSTFNNTLITIADKQGNAVSWSSAGVIGFKGSRKSTPFAAQNALSDAVAKAKENGLRRVEIRVKGPGPGREAALRALTGTDLEVTKIVDVTPIPHNGCKPPKRRRV; encoded by the coding sequence ATGGCGAAAGGTAAAAAAGGCGCAGTACGTACAAAGCGCCGGGAAAAGAAAAATGTTCCAGAAGGGATTATTTTCATCTACTCAACGTTTAATAATACCTTGATAACCATTGCGGATAAGCAGGGAAATGCTGTTTCCTGGTCCAGTGCAGGGGTTATCGGCTTTAAGGGGTCTCGGAAATCCACTCCTTTTGCTGCGCAGAACGCGTTGAGTGACGCAGTGGCAAAAGCAAAAGAGAACGGCCTGCGTCGTGTTGAGATCCGCGTCAAAGGCCCCGGGCCTGGTCGCGAGGCAGCTCTGCGTGCCCTGACCGGTACGGATTTGGAAGTGACGAAGATTGTAGATGTAACTCCAATTCCGCATAATGGCTGTAAACCCCCCAAGCGTCGGCGGGTTTAA
- the rpsM gene encoding 30S ribosomal protein S13, which produces MARISGVDLPRNKHMDRALTYIYGIGLTTARAILDKADLPYQMNSDDLSGDDVTRIRKIIESDYVVEGDRRREVAMDIKRHIDLGTYRGRRHRMSLPCRGQRTKTNARTRKGPKRGAAVRKK; this is translated from the coding sequence TTGGCACGAATATCAGGTGTAGATTTACCGCGCAATAAGCACATGGACAGGGCGCTTACCTATATTTACGGTATCGGCCTTACGACGGCGCGCGCTATCTTGGATAAGGCAGATCTGCCGTATCAGATGAACTCAGATGATCTGAGTGGCGATGATGTAACACGGATCAGGAAGATCATTGAGTCCGATTATGTTGTAGAAGGTGACCGCCGTCGTGAAGTGGCTATGGATATTAAGCGTCATATTGATCTTGGTACCTACCGTGGACGACGTCATCGTATGAGCCTCCCCTGTCGCGGTCAGCGGACAAAGACCAACGCACGGACTCGTAAAGGTCCGAAACGCGGCGCAGCGGTACGTAAGAAATAA
- the rpmJ gene encoding 50S ribosomal protein L36 has protein sequence MKVRASVKKMCSDCKILKRKGVVRVNCKNSKHKQRQG, from the coding sequence ATGAAAGTACGAGCATCTGTTAAAAAAATGTGCAGCGACTGTAAGATCCTTAAACGCAAGGGTGTGGTTCGGGTAAACTGCAAAAATTCAAAGCATAAGCAGCGTCAGGGATAA
- the infA gene encoding translation initiation factor IF-1 — MAKEEAIEVEGTIIEPLPNAMFRVELDNGHKVLAHISGKMRMHYIKILPGDRVTVELSPYDLTRGRVTFRSKGGGKGKR; from the coding sequence ATGGCCAAAGAAGAAGCCATCGAAGTTGAGGGAACTATAATTGAGCCTTTACCCAACGCGATGTTTCGTGTTGAACTTGACAACGGGCATAAGGTTCTGGCGCATATTTCTGGAAAAATGCGCATGCATTATATTAAAATTCTTCCGGGTGATCGAGTGACCGTTGAGTTGTCACCGTATGACCTGACAAGAGGGCGTGTTACTTTCCGCTCAAAAGGCGGCGGTAAAGGGAAGCGCTGA
- the map gene encoding type I methionyl aminopeptidase — protein sequence MSADNEKNIIVKTSEEIEVMRQANRIVAGVLEMLQREMRPGLTTRQMDRWAHDFCRDQGAEPAFLNYRGFPASLCVSINEQIVHGIPSKKVKVREGDIVSVDFGVIYNGFYGDSAITIPVGKLSARKKRLLQVTQDALERGIKQVQIGNRVMDVSAAIQQYAEENGFSVVRQFVGHGIGTSLHEAPEVPNYVQKQPSPRIIEGMVLAIEPMINVGTANVKVLRDGWTVITADRKPSAHFEHSVAATAAGPLVLSRRKEEL from the coding sequence GTGTCAGCTGATAACGAAAAAAATATCATAGTAAAGACCTCGGAAGAAATCGAGGTCATGCGACAAGCAAACAGGATAGTTGCTGGCGTTTTAGAAATGCTGCAAAGAGAAATGCGCCCCGGCCTGACAACACGTCAGATGGATCGTTGGGCGCATGATTTTTGTCGAGATCAGGGGGCGGAGCCTGCTTTTCTCAACTACAGAGGCTTTCCTGCAAGCCTTTGCGTTTCTATTAATGAGCAGATTGTCCACGGCATTCCCTCGAAAAAAGTAAAAGTCCGGGAAGGGGATATTGTCTCTGTTGATTTTGGCGTCATCTATAATGGCTTTTACGGAGACTCAGCCATTACTATACCGGTGGGCAAGTTGTCTGCACGTAAGAAGCGCCTGCTTCAAGTGACCCAAGATGCCTTGGAGCGGGGTATCAAACAGGTTCAGATTGGCAACAGGGTGATGGATGTTTCTGCTGCTATTCAACAGTATGCTGAAGAGAATGGTTTTTCTGTTGTTCGTCAGTTTGTTGGACATGGGATAGGAACAAGCTTACATGAGGCTCCTGAAGTCCCCAATTATGTCCAGAAGCAACCCTCGCCGCGCATTATTGAAGGGATGGTCTTGGCTATAGAACCAATGATTAATGTTGGGACAGCCAATGTCAAGGTTCTCAGGGATGGTTGGACTGTCATTACAGCCGACAGGAAACCTTCTGCTCATTTTGAGCATTCTGTTGCTGCTACAGCAGCAGGTCCTCTTGTGTTGAGCAGGAGAAAAGAAGAACTGTAA